The genomic segment CAGGATTCCCTGTATGCCTATACGGCGCGGCTGCAGGCATTCCGTACGCGATATGTCTCTACCGACTCGCTCGTGGCGGCCGGCGATTGGCTGTTCAATAAGTTCCTCTCTTTTGGGTACACTGATGTCAGGTATGAAACTTTCTATTATTATGGTTATCCCCTTCGCAATGTAATTTGCACCAAACCTGGAACCGTTGAGCCGAATAAAATAATCGTGGTCGGCGGCCATTATGATTCCTGGAATCAGGATACCGACCCATTGATCTTTGCCCCTGGAGCCGATGATAATGGAAGTGGGACGGCGGCCGTTCTGGAACTGGCCCGAATCCTGCAAAATGTCAATCTCAAAAAGACCGTGATTTTTGCGGCATTCTCGGCCGAAGAGGTCGGCCTCGTTGGTTCGGCCTATATGGCCTCCAACCTCCGCAACCAGGGAGCCGATTTGGAGTGTATGCTCAATTTTGACATGATTGGATATACGGCCGATGCTTATCCCGATGTTACCCTATTTAGTGGACCGGTGCGGGTGTATGCGGATGTTCTGGCGGCCGCTGCCACTCGTGTCACCAATCTGATTCCCCAGTACGGCGGAGCGGCCCTCAATTCCGACCACGCCTCGTTCGTTGACCAGGGGTATGATGCTGTCTATGCTCAGGAAGGGGACTTCAACACACCCGGATGGCACCATAATATTGATAGTACAACCCATTTGGATTTCCCCTATATGACGCAGGTGGTCAGAATGGCGACAGCCGCTCTGGGGCATGTCGATAATGCAGCCAGGCCGACCCGGATTGACAATCTCTTTGATTTCGGTAATGGCCATGATTTACGGGTGGTTTGGAACACCGATTGCCAACCCAATTATGCTTATAAGGTACTCTATGGCACCGATTCGGCCATCTTTACCGATACCATCGATGTTCCCGCCGGAAACTGCTCTTATGATTTAACCGGACTCACTGAAGGGCAGAGATACTTCGTATCGGTGATGGGTACTAATCCGGATGGGTATGGACCGATTTATCTGACACAGGAATCGGAAATTCCTCTGGTTGTACCCCGGGCTCCAGCAAGTTTTGTGGCCGACCCTGACAGCGGCAGTGTTGTCCTTACCTGGAAGGCCAATCGGGAGCTTGACCTGGACCATTATGAACTCTATCGTCAGGATTCCCTGATGGGCTGGAAACTTCTGGCCGACGATCTTACTGACAGCTTCTTTGTCGATTGGAGCGCGTTGGGGCATGTCACCTATCAATATGAGGCAAAAGCTCTCGACCATGATCTCAATCCATCGTCCTTTTCCACCGTTGGCAGTGCGATCGCGGCTACTTTCGACGGTGGCGTTCTCTTTGTAGAGGAAACGGCTACCGGAGGAATAAATCCATCGGAGACCAAACAAACCTATTTCTATGATAGTATCTTCACCAGTCATTATTTCTTTAAACATAAAATAAGCAACAATCTTCAGAAGATGGGGCGTTCACTGGCAGGACAATATGGCTCGGTCTTCTGGTTTGATGATGATTTTACTTCCCATCTTCTATACAATTCGCTGGATTCTCTGACCTGGTACCTGCGCTTTAGTACCAATGTCTTTGTCGCCGGAATGCAGACAGTCAGCTGGGTAACCGGTCATGATGTACTGGGGCCCGGGAATTTCTTCTATGACAATTTCGGTATCACCAGGGTAAATGAAAACAGCAACATGGATTTTATAGGGGCGACCGGCGTCAATGGGTGGCCGGACCTCCACACCGGTACGGATAATGCCTTTAGCGGCCTTCTTCCGACCGTTTCCGTCTTCGAGTTGCGTCCCGGGGCACAGGTGATTTATACGTATAATTCCAATTCGGGAAATATGATTTATCAGGGCAAGCCGGCTGGCGTCATCTATGAGACGCCCCAGGGCAAGAGAATCGTTTTCTCTTTCCCCATCTGTCAGTTGCGCGAGGCGGATGCCCAGGCCCTAATTGCCAAAGTGTATGATTATTTCGGGCAGACTTCCGAACCGCGTCCCTATGGGGATGTCACCGACGATGGCCTGGTCAATATCTCCGATATTGTGTTCATGATCAATTATCTTTATAAGGGAGGGACGGCACCTCGTGATCCAAATTATGCGGATGCCAACGGCAACTGCATCATAAATATTCAGGATATTTCCTACCTGATAAAATATCTGTATCTTGGCGGCTCGACGCCGGTACAGGGCTGTGTTCAGCCTTAGGCAAAACGGCAATGCTCATGTCCGGAGTGCTATGGCGCTCCGGATATGGCCCGACTCAGATAATCTGCAAAGGCGTTCTCTTTTCCATTGAGCAAACTCTTGCTGCGATAATCCATTTATTGATTCCCAGGGAACAGATTTCAGACGGCCATGGGTGAACCTGCTTGCATATCTTTGGTATCGACAGCATTTCTCACTCGGGCTGGAAGCCACCCGCGCGGCTTCTATCACCAACGAAGACAACATATTCGTCCTCTCAAAAGGCCGAAATTGTTCCGCCGAATATTGGCATCAATATTGCTTTATTCTCTGAGGGATTTATTAATGAGGTAATTATTGATGCTCCCGAAATTCAAGTTAGTTCGCCCGAGTGACATTTTCCCTCTGATGGAGTCCAATGAAGAGAGGGTAAATTTCTATAAAGAGCAGATTGAAAAATCCGCTTTCATCCGTAATCCTGTGTCGCTGGCCCCGGTCGGCCGACGTAAATTCATGCTTCTTGAAGATAGTTCCGTACTCGAGGCTATCCGGCAGATGCAAATTCCTCTATTACCGGCGCAAATCACTGCATCGCTCAAAACGCCCCAAATTGAAGCGCACCTCTATGCGGATAACTCCATAGATTCCGGAATCGCGGAATTCGGACGCTGCTTTCCCCGGGCAGTTCGAAATAATCGAGGACGAGGCGCCGTGAATCGCGAACAGATTGTACGTATGATTGTGGAAATACAGGGGCAAAAGGAGATAATTCTGGATTTGAAAAGAGGGAGCGCAGGGCAGATTCCTTTATCCCTATTTCATATATTTGCCTTGATTCAAAAGCGCGGGGCGCCGAAGATAGAGGTTTTGCCTGGCCAGTTCCGCTCGGCGACGGTGAAATCATCAACGGAGTTCAGTATGGTCAGGTTCCAGAATCTCTCTTTTAACGACCTGGTCTATGCCGCTATGAATCATCACCTTTTCCCATTCGGCCTGCTCAGCTTTGAGCTTAACTGCCGTATCATCGGCATCAACTATCCGGTCAGCGTCTTAACCGAGAAAGCGTCTATAAAAGAAAAAGAACAATTCCTGTATGATCTGATTAACTACCGTCTTCGGAGCGGGCACCCGGAATTCATCCGGGGCGGAATCTATCTTATCAGCTATTAAACTTCCTAAAAAGTAGTTGAAGGCTCCCTTTTCTCCGTATAAATTACCGACTTATGTTGGCCATTGATCAACTCGCGTGCCTTCAATGCGGAGGGTGTGTAGCTCTCTGCCCGGAGGATGCCTTATTTCTTTTTTGTGAAGGGTTGATGTGCGAATCTGAAAAATGTACGCTATGTGGCCTTTGCATCAGATTTTGTCCTACAGGAGCAATCGATGAAGATAATTCCACCCCGATATGACGCCATAGTGATAGGGGCCGGGCCCGCCGGTTCAATGGCGGCTTATGAAATCGCGGACGCCGGTTTTGCCGTGCTTCTTCTGGAAAAGCATAAACAGGTCGGGCTGCCGCTCTGTTGCGCCGAGGCGGTTTCGCGCCCGGCGTTGGAAAGAATAATCATTCCCCGCAGGGAATGGATTTCGGCCGATTTTAACCGAATCCGGCTGGTGGCGCCCGATGGCGAGGAAATGACCCTTTTTCATGCGGACGCCGGATACGTTCTGGACCGGAAGGCATTTGACTCCGGTCTGGCCGATCGAGCGGTGCAGGCAGGCAGTCAGCTGGAGTGCGAAGCGATCGGGTTGGAACTGTTACGTGACGGAGATGATTTTAGAGCAATCAAGGTTATCGGGCCCGACACCAGGACGGTCGAAGTCAGCGCTCGGATATTTATTGCCGCCGATGGCGTTGAGTCGAGAATTGCCCGTCTGGCCGGACTGGATAATGTCATTTCGATTCGGGAGGCAGAAGCGCTCCTTCAGTACCGTGTGCAGGATGTCGAGATTGAACCGAACACGGTTGAATTTCATGTCGGCAACGAGATTGCCCCCGGAAGTTATGTTTGGGTATTTCCCAAATCGGCAACGTCAGCTAATGTCGGCGTGGGAGTGGAGATCGAGAGCCATAAGGGAAGCGAGGCGGCCGTTTACCTTAAACGATTTATTGAGAAAAGGTTTCCCGGGGCTGCTATCGTTGAGTCGATGTGCGGATTGGTGCCAAAATACCAGGGGAAAGAGATGTTCCGGCTGGGGAATCTTCTCGTGGTCGGCGATGCCGCTCGGGCCGTAGATTCCTTGTCCGGAGCAGGAATTGTCAGCGGGATGTTGTCAGGAAAATATGCCGGTCTGGCCGCGGCGGAATATCTGTCGGGGCGAGTGCGGACACCGGCCCAATTGGAGAAGTATTATCCGGGACGGTTCTTGCGGGAAAAGGGGGAGGAATTAGCCTTATACAGCAAACTCCGCAAAGTCTATAGGAAACTTGACGACAGGGATTTTATTGATATTACTATTGCCCTGAGAGAATATTCTCAGAAAAACAATGCGTCCGGGATAAGCGCCGCGAAACTGATGGCCGGGATTGTAAAAACCCGGCCTCGCTTGATTCGCCACGCCTGGCATCTGCGTTAAGATTAGGCTGTCGGGACTTCCATTTTCCTGATTTGAGCCACCAGCCGCGATTTGTCTCGGGCAGCTTTATTTTTGTGAATAGTTTTGTTCCGGGAGGCTTTGTCAATTATACTAATCACATGAGTAAGTTTCTGTTCCGCTTCCTCTTTGGTCTTGCACTCCCGCAATTCTTTAACCAGTTTCTTCATTCTCGATTTCTCGGCACGGTTTTGAAGATTGGCGACAGCCGAGGTCTTCATTCTCTTCTTCGAGGACTTGTGTTTCGGCAAATTATTTTCCTTTCTGTCTTTTTCTGCAAAAATCTAATATATATATGGCCGAGCGAT from the Candidatus Zixiibacteriota bacterium genome contains:
- the rpsT gene encoding 30S ribosomal protein S20, whose product is MPKHKSSKKRMKTSAVANLQNRAEKSRMKKLVKELRECKTKEEAEQKLTHVISIIDKASRNKTIHKNKAARDKSRLVAQIRKMEVPTA
- a CDS encoding 4Fe-4S binding protein, with translation MLAIDQLACLQCGGCVALCPEDALFLFCEGLMCESEKCTLCGLCIRFCPTGAIDEDNSTPI
- a CDS encoding NAD(P)/FAD-dependent oxidoreductase; the encoded protein is MKIIPPRYDAIVIGAGPAGSMAAYEIADAGFAVLLLEKHKQVGLPLCCAEAVSRPALERIIIPRREWISADFNRIRLVAPDGEEMTLFHADAGYVLDRKAFDSGLADRAVQAGSQLECEAIGLELLRDGDDFRAIKVIGPDTRTVEVSARIFIAADGVESRIARLAGLDNVISIREAEALLQYRVQDVEIEPNTVEFHVGNEIAPGSYVWVFPKSATSANVGVGVEIESHKGSEAAVYLKRFIEKRFPGAAIVESMCGLVPKYQGKEMFRLGNLLVVGDAARAVDSLSGAGIVSGMLSGKYAGLAAAEYLSGRVRTPAQLEKYYPGRFLREKGEELALYSKLRKVYRKLDDRDFIDITIALREYSQKNNASGISAAKLMAGIVKTRPRLIRHAWHLR
- a CDS encoding M20/M25/M40 family metallo-hydrolase, giving the protein MIGKLLMAVVTLCLLISSAYSEDLYLLSIDSREALQTAKDVVEYAHGTINGKFLVELNSRQFERLQAAGIQAELVMTEYVPEKTYLASPIHPNVPKARVPFAAQYFSGNDYLVKLEEGEINQVRSAGYGLVPVNTKKTPLFFLPVTVTPAYESGLPSDSLADLIVQDSLYAYTARLQAFRTRYVSTDSLVAAGDWLFNKFLSFGYTDVRYETFYYYGYPLRNVICTKPGTVEPNKIIVVGGHYDSWNQDTDPLIFAPGADDNGSGTAAVLELARILQNVNLKKTVIFAAFSAEEVGLVGSAYMASNLRNQGADLECMLNFDMIGYTADAYPDVTLFSGPVRVYADVLAAAATRVTNLIPQYGGAALNSDHASFVDQGYDAVYAQEGDFNTPGWHHNIDSTTHLDFPYMTQVVRMATAALGHVDNAARPTRIDNLFDFGNGHDLRVVWNTDCQPNYAYKVLYGTDSAIFTDTIDVPAGNCSYDLTGLTEGQRYFVSVMGTNPDGYGPIYLTQESEIPLVVPRAPASFVADPDSGSVVLTWKANRELDLDHYELYRQDSLMGWKLLADDLTDSFFVDWSALGHVTYQYEAKALDHDLNPSSFSTVGSAIAATFDGGVLFVEETATGGINPSETKQTYFYDSIFTSHYFFKHKISNNLQKMGRSLAGQYGSVFWFDDDFTSHLLYNSLDSLTWYLRFSTNVFVAGMQTVSWVTGHDVLGPGNFFYDNFGITRVNENSNMDFIGATGVNGWPDLHTGTDNAFSGLLPTVSVFELRPGAQVIYTYNSNSGNMIYQGKPAGVIYETPQGKRIVFSFPICQLREADAQALIAKVYDYFGQTSEPRPYGDVTDDGLVNISDIVFMINYLYKGGTAPRDPNYADANGNCIINIQDISYLIKYLYLGGSTPVQGCVQP